The following are encoded in a window of Camelus ferus isolate YT-003-E chromosome 20, BCGSAC_Cfer_1.0, whole genome shotgun sequence genomic DNA:
- the LOC102510839 gene encoding olfactory receptor 2H1-like yields MVNHSSPADFLLLGFSEHPGLERILFVLVLASYLMTLVGNTLIILLSVLEPRLHSPMYFFLSNLSFLDLCFTTSCVPQMLVNLWGPNKTISFLGCSVQLFIFLFLGTTECVLLTVMAFDRYVAVCQPLHYTTVIHPRLCRQLVAMAWVIGLVESVVQTPPTLRLPFCSHQQVDDFVCEVPALIQLSCGDTSYNEIQMAVTSVFTLVVPLSLILISYGAIARAVLRINSATAWRKALGTCSSHLTVVTLFYSSAMAVYLQSKNPYAQKRGKFFGLFYAVGTPSLNLLIYTLRNKEIKRAFRRLLGKDVDSRES; encoded by the coding sequence ATGGTCAACCACAGCTCCCCAGCGGACTTCCTCCTTCTGGGCTTCTCTGAACACCCAGGACTTGAAAGAATCCTCTTCGTGCTCGTCTTAGCTTCCTACCTCATGACTCTGGTGGGCAATACACTTATCATCCTGTTGTCCGTGCTGGAGCCCAGGCTCCACTCCCCAATGTACTTTTTCCTCTCCAACCTCTCCTTCTTGGACCTCTGTTTCACCACAAGTTGTGTCCCCCAGATGCTGGTCAACCTCTGGGGCCCAAACAAGACCATCAGCTTCCTAGGCTGCTCAGTCCAGCTCTTCATCTTCCTGTTCCTGGGGACCACAGAATGTGTCCTCTTGACAGTGATGGCCTTTGACCGCTACGTGGCTGTCTGCCAGCCCCTCCACTACACCACCGTCATCCACCCTCGCCTCTGCCGGCAGCTTGTGGCCATGGCCTGGGTCATTGGGCTGGTGGAGTCTGTGGTCCAGACACCACCCACCCTCCGCCTGCCCTTCTGCTCCCACCAGCAGGTGGATGATTTTGTGTGTGAGGTCCCGGCTCTAATTCAACTTTCCTGTGGGGACACCAGCTACAATGAGATCCAGATGGCTGTCACCAGTGTCTTCACCTTGGTCGTGCCCCTCAGCCTCATCCTGATTTCCTATGGAGCCATTGCCCGGGCAGTGCTGAGGATTAACTCTGCCACAGCGTGGAGGAAGGCTTTGGGGACCTGCTCCTCCCATCTCACGGTGGTCACCCTCTTCTACAGCTCAGCCATGGCTGTCTATCTCCAGTCCAAAAATCCCTACGCTCAGAAGAGGGGCAAGTTCTTTGGTCTCTTCTATGCAGTAGGCACCCCTTCACTTAACCTTCTCATATACACCCTGAGGAATAAGGAGATAAAGAGGGCATTCAGGAGGTTGCTGGGGAAGGACGTGGACTCCAGGGAGAGCTGA